The DNA segment CCCGGTTTTCCGGTTGCCGGTCCCACCACCACCCGCCACACTGTCCACCGGTGCGGATCTCCATCGTCATCCCGGCCTACAACGAGCAACAACTCCTTGGCGGTACCCTCGAGGCCGTCCAGAAGGCCGCACATGCGTTCACCCGACGCTCCTGGCAAACCGAATTGATCGTCTGCGACAACAATTCCACCGACGCCACCGCCGGCATTGCAGCCGCCGCAGGTGCCACCGTGGTCCACGAGCCCGTCCGACAAATCGCCCGGGCCCGAAACCGCGGCGCCCGGGCCGCCACGGGCGATTGGCTGGTGTTCCTCGACGCCGATTCCCAGCCCGACACGCCCCTTTTCGAAGACGTGGCCCGGCACATGAACGATCCCGGAGTCCTCGCCGGCGGTTCTACCCTGCGAATGGACACAAACCACTGGCTCGGCCAATGCGCCCTTGCCTGCTGGAACCTCGCCAGCCGCTGCGGCAAATGGCTCGCCGGCGCCTTCATCTTCGTCCGTGCCGAGGCCTTCCACACCGTCGGCGGATTCAACGAAGACCTCTACGCCGCCGAGGAAATCGATCTCACCCGGCGCCTACGCACCCTGGCCCGCACCCGCCACCAGCGGATCGTCATCCTGCATCGCCATCCCCTGCTCACCTCCGCCCGCAAACTTCACCTCTACACCCCGGCCGAACTGCTCCGTTTCTGGCTCCGGGCCGCCTGCCACCACCGCCAAACCGTGACCGACCGCAAGGCCTGTTTCCTCTGGTATGACGGCCGCCGCTGACCCCAACGCCCGCGCCGCCCAACAACTGCTCCACCACGTGGCGGCCAACCTTCGATCGCTCGGGCTCATCGAACCCCGACAAAAGGTGCTGGTCGCCGTCTCCGGCGGATGTGATTCCATGGTCCTTCTGGACCTGCTCCACCGCCTGGCACCGCGGTTCGAATGGGCCCTCGCAGTCGCCCACTTCAATCACCAGCTCCGCGGCGAAGCCGCCGACGCCGATGAAGCCCTCGTGCGCCAGCAAGCCACGCGATTCCAACTGCCCTTCTTTGCCGGCCGCGGCGACGTGCGCGCCCTGGCCCGACAACGCCGTTGGTCCCTCGAAATGGCCGCCCGGGCCTTGCGCCTGGACTTCCTGCTTCGAACCGCCCGCGACTGGGGCAGCCCGGTCATCGCCCTGGGCCACCACGCCGACGATCAACTGGAGCTGTTTTTCCTCCGCATCCTCCGCGGCACTGGCGGCGAGGGACTCGAAGGCATGCGCTGGAAATCCCCCGCGCCACAAACGCCCATGTCCCCGGCCGAACCCTCGCCGACAACCCTCCTGGTCCGGCCCCTCCTGGACGTCCCGCGCGCCACCCTGCGCGCCTACGCAGCCCTGCGCCAGGTCCCGTTCCGCGAAGATACTTCCAACCGCTCCACCGACATCCTCCGCAACCGTATCCGGCACGAGCTGCTCCCCCTGCTGGAATCGGCCTACCAACCCGGCCTCCGACACACCATCCCCAGGCTCATGGAAATCGTCGGCGCCGAAGCCGCCGCCGTCCGACTCTGGGCCGAACGATGGCTCGCCACCCCGGACACGCCATTTGACCAGCTACCCGAGGCCGTCCAACGCGCCGTCCTGCGCCTGCAACTCCGTCAGCTGGGCCACGAACCCACCTTCGAGCTGGTGGAACAGCTCCGGCTCCACCCCGGACGTCGTGTCACCGCCGGCCCCCACACATGGTTCCTGCGCAATCCCCAGGGACGCGTCCAGGTCGCCCCACCCACACAGCTCGCCTTCCAACCCCGTCAAGCCGCGCTGAAACTCACCCGGGCCGGTCACGCCACCTTCGAAGGCGTCCACCTGTCCTGGCGCATCACCCCCACACGCGGGGACCGGCGCCCACCCCACAAACCGCGCGTCGAGTATTTCGACGCCGACGCCGTCGGACGCATCGTCCTGCTCCGCTTCTGGCAACCCGGCGACCGTTTCCAACCCCTGGGACTGCCACGGCCCGCCAAACTCCAGGACCTCTTCACGGAAGCCGGCGTTCCACCCGACGAACGCCGGCGACGCCTCCTCGCCATCGCTTCCAACGGAACCATCTTCTGGGTCGAAGGACTCCGACCCGGCGAGGCGTTCAAGCTCACTCCGAACACCCGACACCGCCTTCGCTGGGCATGGACAAGAGAAACACCCGCCGGTCCGCCAGAACTTCCGCCGGAGCTGGCCGAACCGTGAAACTTCAACCCGCGTCAGCGTCCCAACCAACCATGGCCAGCCCGCCTGCGTACGCCCAAAAACCGAAACCTGGCGACCCAACGCCCGCCCTGGGCCGCACGGGCACCTCCGCAGCCAAAGGGGCAACAGCTCAACCGCAACTCGCCGCGACAGGCCGGACCTGCCACCGCCAAGGATCCGAACCCCGGACATGCCACGCCCAAACCGCCGCACCCCCCAACGCCAACCGCTCGGCGCCAGCAGTGACGTTCAACCCCAATGGGATGGCCTGAACCGGGACTTGATGACAAACTCGGAACCGCCCCCCGGGCGGCCTGCGGCCCTTGGGATTCAACCACCATGCATGACGATGCCCGTCGTTCCCTTGGGGAGTGTTCTCCCCTGCACTGCAAGCCACGGCCGCGCCATCGATTCGGCCCTGCATCAACCCCGCACACACCAACCCGACAACACCCGCCGGGCAAACCCTGGTTGCAGCGCCTCCACAGCCGTGTTAGCTTCGCACGGGATTAACGAT comes from the Limisphaera ngatamarikiensis genome and includes:
- a CDS encoding glycosyltransferase, producing the protein MRISIVIPAYNEQQLLGGTLEAVQKAAHAFTRRSWQTELIVCDNNSTDATAGIAAAAGATVVHEPVRQIARARNRGARAATGDWLVFLDADSQPDTPLFEDVARHMNDPGVLAGGSTLRMDTNHWLGQCALACWNLASRCGKWLAGAFIFVRAEAFHTVGGFNEDLYAAEEIDLTRRLRTLARTRHQRIVILHRHPLLTSARKLHLYTPAELLRFWLRAACHHRQTVTDRKACFLWYDGRR
- the tilS gene encoding tRNA lysidine(34) synthetase TilS, producing MTAAADPNARAAQQLLHHVAANLRSLGLIEPRQKVLVAVSGGCDSMVLLDLLHRLAPRFEWALAVAHFNHQLRGEAADADEALVRQQATRFQLPFFAGRGDVRALARQRRWSLEMAARALRLDFLLRTARDWGSPVIALGHHADDQLELFFLRILRGTGGEGLEGMRWKSPAPQTPMSPAEPSPTTLLVRPLLDVPRATLRAYAALRQVPFREDTSNRSTDILRNRIRHELLPLLESAYQPGLRHTIPRLMEIVGAEAAAVRLWAERWLATPDTPFDQLPEAVQRAVLRLQLRQLGHEPTFELVEQLRLHPGRRVTAGPHTWFLRNPQGRVQVAPPTQLAFQPRQAALKLTRAGHATFEGVHLSWRITPTRGDRRPPHKPRVEYFDADAVGRIVLLRFWQPGDRFQPLGLPRPAKLQDLFTEAGVPPDERRRRLLAIASNGTIFWVEGLRPGEAFKLTPNTRHRLRWAWTRETPAGPPELPPELAEP